From Lytechinus pictus isolate F3 Inbred unplaced genomic scaffold, Lp3.0 scaffold_224, whole genome shotgun sequence, a single genomic window includes:
- the LOC135159327 gene encoding forkhead box protein B1-like, with amino-acid sequence MDVDVENVDVDATQLSKLKLYVSRSNENISENSYDGTVTPPPSPLDVHGDVDSRPPHSYVRIVIMALLDCPGREATIREIYDMITLKFPYYQENRLHWKNSVRHNLTVFSCFERVVSSADDGSSSRSSNSWRLVGNWQSILEKAESASVRKNRICNSSIVDEFTKKKKKHLKPTHIGKFDSVSRREKDLAKKKKREKAARKLRLAAGIRRINRVPLGNLNHHDQSASPANLSKEPLPSRMTTPPPRLPGVENIFLPSPTPSISPLKEPLNIWDDSPDDLHLLSVPNLSLIDEITDIVSADDEMTVSHLVAQTDASDVISQYESDIDVAIKRQCSWHQFTPEQSPAKAWTELTMAGLTGYASSAKSKNLWDLVDSRFNPDLSDLYSLNNDWSSSMSLDDYVLVL; translated from the coding sequence ATGGATGTGGATGTTGAAAATGTAGACGTGGATGCTACTCAGTTATCGAAGTTGAAACTTTATGTTTCGAGgtctaatgaaaatatttccgAGAACAGTTATGACGGGACAGTGACTCCCCCGCCATCTCCACTCGATGTCCATGGCGATGTTGACTCCAGGCCTCCTCATTCCTATGTCAGGATAGTTATCATGGCCCTGCTCGACTGTCCAGGTCGCGAGGCTACGATCAGGGAGATCTATGACATGATCACGTTGAAGTTTCCATACTACCAAGAGAATCGTCTACACTGGAAGAATTCCGTGCGCCACAACTTGACAGTGTTTAGTTGCTTCGAGCGAGTTGTGAGTAGTGCAGATGACGGCTCATCTTCCCGTAGCTCGAATAGCTGGAGACTTGTTGGTAACTGGCAGTCAATACTGGAAAAGGCAGAATCCGCAAGTGTTCGGAAGAACAGAATCTGTAATTCAAGTATCGTTGACGAGTTcacgaagaaaaagaaaaagcatcTCAAGCCAACACACATTGGTAAATTTGATAGTGTTTCAAGGAGAGAGAAAGACCTAGCGAAGAAAAAGAAACGTGAAAAGGCGGCGAGGAAACTTAGGTTAGCAGCTGGGATTCGAAGAATCAACAGGGTGCCGCTAGGTAATTtaaatcatcatgatcagtcgGCTTCTCCTGCGAATCTATCGAAAGAACCACTTCCATCCCGTATGACCACACCACCTCCTCGACTCCCTGGTGTTGAAAACATTTTCCTACCCTCACCTACCCCAAGCATCTCACCATTAAAAGAACCACTGAACATTTGGGACGATTCGCCCGACGATTTGCATCTTCTATCCGTGCCCAACCTCTCTTTGATTGATGAGATCACAGACATCGTCTCTGctgatgatgagatgacagTATCCCATCTCGTAGCACAGACAGATGCTTCGGACGTCATATCTCAGTATGAATCAGACATTGATGTGGCCATCAAACGACAATGTTCATGGCATCAGTTTACACCGGAGCAGAGTCCAGCTAAAGCATGGACGGAGCTGACAATGGCTGGCCTCACTGGGTATGCTTCGTCTGCAAAGAGCAAAAACCTATGGGATCTAGTAGATTCGAGATTCAATCCTGACCTTTCAGACTTGTATAGCCTCAATAACGATTGGTCATCATCGATGTCTCTAGATGACTACGTGTTAGTTTTGTAA
- the LOC135159328 gene encoding leucine-rich PPR motif-containing protein, mitochondrial-like — translation MYDAWEVSLEELENHLVELREKGGNLRGILRRLLLVHTTNNNFERSMELKKEFDEAGYEPTGAIFACLMNVCCNQGKWTEAMELKDQLLKFDPSFKLDISKYRHLICYLAKNNQLPDALSMVHEMKELAVETDRMEKQTFHMLNELASDGLTEEVERIFETMVELDLVKPNNNLVGPIVSAYMAKNDLEGALACIRDCQAKYSIMPHFQDVLVRLVEEGHTDQLQRAMDFASQQHGDINMLYDLIFAFCTSGKYKEAMKLVETPGMIAKNKRIQWYAERCIGANNMEALQQLTAITKDLYACDRDQMYFYLIQLHTRNNDVDKCLEVWTTMQEEGVVPRDRTMRYLANVLRSYDRPIPFDVPKLTAEQLDNQELNTTEKIDRILKAGNIEGAEELLKETLASGKDVGSGVFDRVIFEMLKLGRIDDALTVKDLGEKSCDFKMSIILTNKLLIEYIKKGDIENAERLLDQTLDSGEVPRPSGIRMLCERYEQDGLLDTLLTLKEKYEERTQSRFPIGKSVLGAYIVKGDVGGAVSYIEKELEEDPKRSRRIGMRSFFGKLLQKDQPLDEVYAMVDRLVAKDIEGPAWQLLYSHLDNGKTDGARDVIQRYDVIREKSSGLIGYAIEMVGSDSDVEEKIEQVLEITKDQDYLDRSKIYFYLLKAHDNQNNYQGGLMVKQKMEEEGLHMSDFMLKRLALLLTKTGQPIPFDEPPNPISFYREKLRLEGKDNLPEIKIVEDES, via the exons atgtACGACGCCTGG gAGGTATCCCTTGAGGAGCTGGAGAACCATCTAGTGGAGCTGAGGGAGAAAGGAGGTAACCTGAGAGGGATCCTGAGGAGACTCCTCCTGGTCCATACTACAAACAAT AATTTTGAACGATCAATGGAGTTGAAGAAGGAGTTTGATGAGGCTGGTTATGAACCAACGGGGGCCATCTTTGCCTGTCTTATGAACGTGTGCTGTAACCAAGGCAAATGGACTGAAGCCATGGAGTTGAAAGATCAACT GCTCAAGTTTGATCCAAGTTTCAAGTTAGACATCTCCAAGTATCGCCATTTGATCTGCTACCTGGCCAAGAATAATCAACTCCCAG ATGCTTTGAGCATGGTACACGAGATGAAAGAACTTGCCGTTGAAACGGATCGGATGGAGAAGCAAACGTTTCATATGCTGAATGAACTAGCATCTGACGGACTGACTGAAGAGGTGGAACGCATCTTTGAGACGATGGTGGAGCTTGATCTGGTGAAGCCTAATAATAACCTTGTGGGACCCATTGTCAGCGCGTACATGGCCAA GAATGATTTGGAAGGAGCGTTGGCATGTATCCGAGACTGTCAAGCGAAATACAGCATCATGCCTCACTTTCAAGATGTCTTGGTTCGTCTGGTAGAAGAGGGCCATACAGACCAGCTTCAAAGAG CAATGGACTTTGCAAGCCAGCAGCATGGTGATATTAACATGCTGTATGACCTCATCTTTGCATTCTGCACTTCGGGAAAATACAAAGAAGCAATGAAACTAGTTGAG ACCCCTGGTATGATTGCAAAGAACAAGCGTATCCAATGGTATGCTGAACGTTGTATCGGAGCTAATAATATGGAGGCACTGCAACAACTGACAGCCATCACCAAAGACCTGTATGCTTGTGATAGGGACCAGATGTACTTCTATCTTATTCAGTTGCACA CTCgtaataatgatgttgataaatGTCTTGAAGTATGGACTACTATGCAAGAGGAGGGTGTGGTACCTAGAGACAGAACAATGCGTTATCTTGCCAATGTACTACGATCATATGACAGACCTATACCATTCGATGTCCCAAAGCTCACTGCTGAACAG CTTGACAATCAAGAACTTAACACCACTGAGAAGATAGATAGAATCTTGAAAGCAGGA AATATTGAAGGAGCAGAGGAGCTTTTGAAGGAAACTCTTGCGAGTGGGAAGGATGTTGGTTCTGGTGTCTTTGACAGGGTCATTTTTGAGATGCTCAAGTTGGGTCGTATTGATGATGCTCTCACTGTCAAAGATTT AGGTGAGAAATCATGTGACTTTAAGATGTCCATCATACTCACCAACAAACTTCTCATTGAGTATATCAAGAAAGGAGATATAGAAA ATGCAGAAAGGTTACTAGACCAGACGTTAGATTCAGGGGAGGTCCCCAGGCCATCTGGAATCAGAATGCTGTGTGAGAGATATGAACAAGATGGACTCTTAGATACACTCCTAACTTTGAAGGAAAAATATGAGGAGAGAACGCAGTCTCGCTTTCCTATCGGCAAATCGGTCCTTGGGGCTTATATTGTGAA GGGTGATGTAGGAGGTGCAGTGTCGTACATAGAGAAGGAGCTTGAGGAGGATCCTAAGAGGTCAAGACGGATTGGTATGAGGTCATTCTTTGGTAAACTTCTTCAGAAGGATCAGCCATTGGATGAGG TGTATGCAATGGTGGACAGATTAGTAGCTAAAGATATAGAAGGACCAGCATGGCAGCTTCTGTACTCTCATCTAGACAACGGCAAGACAGACGGAGCCAGAGATGTCATTCAG aGATATGATGTGATCAGGGAGAAGTCATCAGGTTTAATAGGATATGCCATAGAGATGGTAGGATCAGACAGTGATGTG GAGGAGAAGATTGAACAAGTCTTGGAAATCACCAAAGACCAGGATTATCTTGATAGATCAAAGATCTACTTCTATTTACTCAAAGCACATG ACAACCAGAACAACTACCAGGGTGGTTTGATGGTGAAACAGAAGATGGAAGAAGAAGGCTTACACATGAGTGACTTCATGCTCAAGAGACTAGCTTTATTACTAACCAAGACTGGTCAACCAATCCCATTTGATGAACCACCA AATCCCATCTCATTTTACCGAGAGAAGCTGAGACTGGAAGGAAAAGACAACCTACCTGAGATCAAAATCGTAGAGGATGAGAGCTGa